The sequence below is a genomic window from Dermacentor andersoni chromosome 6, qqDerAnde1_hic_scaffold, whole genome shotgun sequence.
ACTGCTGTACTTGAAATTTCTTGAACGTTGTAGGCGTGTCCGGTCGCGTCGCAAATCTTGTATAGATTCTCAAATGTGTGCGAATACCAGCGATTGATGTGGAATTGAAAtaactaaattctggggttttacgtgccaaaatcgcgattcgattatgaggcacgccgtactggggcactccggattaattttgaccacctagtgttctttaacgtgcgcccaattcACGATCCATTcacgaaggtccattcgctcgctgctgctgccgtgctttttcactccagcgttttgacagcgagtgtgcgcggtcatcgagtgagatgtgctcgtgATTGGTTGCCACtgccatgcttgtcaatttagttggTAAGTGAATGTCTACAAGTttgtatggccgataaaactatcgtcacttcgtatagctctctactaatttgctatcgcaatcgatgcctcgcctttcgggcgaaactgccgtttttttttgtgtatgttcctTAAGCGGGCACAACTTTGCCCACTATAGAGTTAGATTTTTGACTCACATTTTGGCAGCGTTTCGTTCTTCACCGTTTCAGATTTTATTACAGTAATGTTGCATATTTGTGCAAGTACAAAATGAGTAGCACGATAGGGCATCCCTAAGTTAAATATTGTTAGGGTGACATGCCGGAGAGGTATTGTGCATGTGACGGTATGTCCTACAGTTAGTAATCGAATAGTAGTTCGCCAGCAGACTGCATTAATTGTCTACATCTCGAGACTCTTACTAATAAGGCATATATTCTTCGCGGTTCACCTGAACAAACTAAATTGCGCTGTTCGGTATAGGCAATATATTTGTTTAATCAGATTAATCTTCTGCTCACTTGAGGCCTTGTCATTTATGCTCGCAAATGGGTCGTTACCATTGCGAGAACCTTCACGGCTACATAGATCTTAATTCGGTGGCCACATGCCATCATTTACAGTTTATTGCCCAGTTCATAGTTGATTACTAAACCCCGATTCTCCTATACTATTCAAACACCCAATGGAATTCATGCTTGCCAATGTATATATAATCAAAATTTCAGTCAACAGTTTCATGCGTTTTTGCGAAGTTTAATAGCTATGATGTTGCTTTGCTGTATATGTAGTTGTCTTTCATTGAACTACTATATATAGTAACCATGCTGGAATTAATATGTTTTATGCTACAAATtatgtattttgttttcaattATTTCATCACCTCTCCCCCTATATGCAATGCCCATTTAGGCCTTTATGTATGCACATAAAATAAATAGTGGCAAGTTCTCTTCGAAACAGGGCCATTATTTATAATGGAGGAATACACGCGGTAACGCGTTTTACTGTCCCGTAAATCGTGGGCATTTTCGATGGAGTCGAAACGCAAGAAagctcgcgtacttagatttagggatacgttaaagaactccatgCTGGttttcaaaattaatgcggagtaacccgctacgacgtgcctcgtaaccatgtcgtggttttggcacgtaaatcccacCCCTTCCTCCCCTACCgcctaaaaaaaaattcaaaataatATGAAAACGTGGGCGATGCACCTCAGCACATGTCTTCAGCTCTGCTCTGTCTAATATTATCCAAGGTGGCCCAGTCACGAAACCGTTCAGCACACTTTTGACCTGTGAATACTCTGAGAGACAGATGTGCCGAAGAAAAATTTTACTTGACGCTTTCGGCCTGCACAGACCCTGTTTAGCGGTACTGACGGAGTGTTAAGGGCCCCTCACGAGGCGCCTTTGCAAATTTCGGTTTTACACTGTAAGCTGTAAAACACGGTACCGTATAAGGAGCGTTTCACCGAAGTAATTTGTCACATCGGTTCTTTATTGGAGTACGTGGATAGAAGGAATTAACTGTCCTGTTAACTTGCCTCCAGGAAGCGAGCGCCGCTGCCAACGAATAGAGAGTTACAGTATAGACTCCCTTTTGGGTATAGGCTCCCTAAAGGGAAACCTCTATTCTAACAATGAAGACGCTCTCTCCCTCTGCCTCGACATTGCGTTCCCAAGCGGTGTTCCTTCCCTGCCTTCCCTCATACCGGAGCCGACGGTCGTCGAGCTCTGCCTACATTTAACGCAGCTCTAGGGGCCCGTTGCTGTGTTGAGCATCGGCGCGCCTCGGCGTCTCTCGTAACTAGAGTGTACTAGTACACTCtactcgtaaccgagcgaaggatgaaagagcgaacgcggaacgcagTGGGTGGTGCAAGGCggaatcgtcggtgaatttttttcttttaacagcggagttgtttaagcttttagttccgccgtgggGCGTTCCCAGAAATGTCAGCCCAGCTgcgcgccgcctcgcgttgcctagcaaccacctgcgagagcaccgagccacatAACCTCCTCGCATcccacgcgcgtagggcggagtcgtgacgtcacaggcgagtaaaagctcggagcagccggcgcggcgacacacctctcgcctcctctattCCGTCCGTACGtactgctgccatgggaagatcgcaaagaaagtccggacgcccgaagaagaagcggcttaccaggaaaaGCGatgtactgccaagcgagaagcgatgcgtcgccgctgAGCTGATCCgaaacaccgcgccgaagctgcggctgaagagaggcgacgccgagtcgaggatcccgagtttaacgcgagagtcggcgcctgaactcTCGACGTCGCCGGGAgagcgatcccggcctgcgactgctcgaaaacttccagcgtccagcccgccgagacaacaacttagcaaaacctagcataacctcgaaaaacctacaaacaacttagcctatagcctaccataacctcgcaaaacatAGAAACGACTTAagcaagcctaccaacaacttagcaaaacctaacataacctcgcaaaacctacaaacaacttaggcaagccacgttaTTCTGTATGCACAGTACGAAAATTATCATCAGTACTTGCTCCGTTAAGGGCGTCGCAGCGTTTCCTCAATTTGCATCAGTATCCCTTCAGAGTGTATACTACCTGAACTTTGCTATTTTGGTTCTTAATCATAGTATTTCCCCAACATATCCCACTTccctgttttattttatttttaatttttctaaCCCTTTTATATGTGTTGCGTTTTCTTCTTCACTTGCAGTAAAACTATCTCTTAGTGCTTAAATCACAAACGTATGATGTTGTGCTGCGCTGGAACTGCATTTAATTGTGCTGTTGTGTTGCGTTCTCTGCCGttgaaaccagatttttttttttttctggttgttgaTCTTGCAAGatatttttgctttttcttgtgctTTGATTGTTATAACTAAACCCCCTTAACTCAATGCCCTTTGGGcatgtaaggtatctttaaataaataaataaagtgccaATACAATTGAGGCCCATAAAATTAAGGAATGCATATCAGGCACCGGGCGGCAATTTCTCACTATCGAGCTACTCGATAGTGAGAAATTTTTTACTATCGAGATTCTTTCATAGCCCACTTAATTCTGGCAGTCAAGTTAGCGCTATAACTTTCGACGAATTTTGCACTGCTTTATAAGATTACACGGAATTCGTTTCGCACCATACAGGTCACGCCCGCCTTCTTTCGATGGGAATATGAAAGACTAAAGTTCcattacaagaaagaaagaaagacacccAGCTTGCTCCTCATTCCATGGCGCTTGGCCACTACGGGGATAGGCCAAGAGGTCACCGGTTAAACAGAGGAGAGGAAGAAAATTTAAAAGAGAAAGTATTAGGCAAGGTGAAATAAAAATAGACTCATTTTAGAGGGACTgacttttaaaagaaaaagtatAATTAACATATAGACAGCAAAGTCGGTGGTATTAAAATGTAATTTTGTGAATGGCCCAATGAAATTAtcgatatatgtatatatatatatatatatatatgtgtgtgtgtctgtgtgtgtgtgtgtgtgtgtgtgtgtgtgtaaatcataagaagccagcaagcactgacactaaggaaaacataggggaaattacttgcgtttaataaatgaaataaggaaacgataagttaatggaaatcaaagtgaatgaaaaaacaactcgccCCACCTGCGGCGCATTCGTCACTTCGTGAACGGACGAGCTAACGCACGATGAAATGTTATTCGTGATGAGTCACTAAATTGAAAAAACAATGCACTTGTTTGAGCCTGAATGAAGCGCTGTTCCCTCATTCCCGCTTCGCGAATACTAAAAAAGctgatttcattttctatataCGCAGAATCCGGACTCGATCATCGGCCACGCATATTTCTGCGTACTTTGAAGCACCAGAAACATAACAGCCCCATGCAAGAGAGCAAGTGTCGCAACAAACGCAGGGGCAACTcagagcgacgctgcagaggaCACCGCACAAGAGCAACTGCAGCCCGTGCAAATCAGCTGTTTGAATGTTAATGAGTTGGTGGAGAAGAGCGCGTCTTTGCGGTTGCCTCGACAGTGGAGatcggcagctcttgaagactaAATGGACAGCGATCACAGATTGTTTTTTACGAGGCAGGAATGGAGGGAGAGGTATATACACAATATTGAAGAGTGTCGTAGTTCGCAGTGCCAATGTAGAGCTCGGAGGGAACGTAAAAAAAGCAAAGCTCGTATGAATGGTAAATGAAGTGAAAAGCAAGGTCTCTGAAAGCGTTTAAAAAGTTTTAATAAACTGTAATGTTCTGATACGTCCACTAAAACATCTCTGTAATGTTCTTATTTTATAACTCTAATTTACTAGAGGTAGCAGAGCAATGTCAGCATGATATCCATTTATCAGGTAGCCCTCTATATGTGCTTTGAAAACTAAGGAGTCGCTTTATGGAACCTCTCTAGACGACCCTGGAGGGTGTATCTAGTCCTTAATAAAATCGGGGGAAATGTTAAAGCTTTGTTGTTTCAATTTTAGTAAAACCTGACGCGCGATTTCGCGTTCGGAAAACAGGTATAAAAATGATTCGCGATCAGTGTGATTGATACGGAGAGGTAGCGCCAGCTTTCAAGCGGAAGTGCGAAGTAAACTCCTCATTTCGCTACACAGATGCTGAAGGTATGAAACGCCAGTAGTGCGGAAATGCACAGACGATCAATTAGATTCACACGATTTATAACATTGTTTATAGATGTTTTGATCAATAAACGTTGATTCTTACGCCAGATATTCGACAGCGTAGTTTTCTACAGCAGGTTTAAAGCGTTTAAACGCATTAAAAACCAAAAGCGCGAAGTGCACACGCACGAAAGCGACTATTCTGCCGAAAACGAAATGTAATCGCCAATGCCCACTTTTTTCTAAATCACTGATCGTTTGTACTCATACGTGGGCTAATTCCTAAAGCTTATTAGGCGCAGATAACGATGTCGTGAAGCATGAGCAATGCCGTCAGTTAAGCGCCGTGCGAAAGCACAACGGAACGCTACGCGCCTGTAGCAGACCACGCGCTTCCTTGGCGCAAAGTTCGACACCAGCGCCGCGGTGGCAGGCACAGAGGCGGGCCGCATGcttgctgcgggcgcggcgaGGAGATGCGGAACAGAAAAGGATCTATAAACGGTGCCCGCAgacatatatatatgcaggaaCACTAGGCTAGTAAGCTTTAACACGTTATTTGATCCGTGCTCTCCTCAGCTTTTTCCCTTGTTCCATGTTTTATCCGCTTTATAGGCTTTATAGGTCCTATAAGATGCACTTATTCATCTAGGCGCAATTTATTGTGCATAAATAAAAAGGAATGACTTGCTAGTTCGGCACGCCATAAGCAGGAAGCTGGCGCTTTAATTGTAACACAGAGACAGATAAGGTCTGTCGTATCCACGTGGTCGTATCTCTTTGCAGTCCACTCAAAGCAAAAACATCAAAAGTTTATTTAACTTGATTACTACTCCTTGAAGTAGGTTGTATGTAAGCGCCCCCTTTGCTTCCATGTTTTGATTCTTACCTCTGGTCTCACGCATATCTCTATGTTGGGTAACTTCTCGTATTTTGAGGTGTTTTGCATCGCTTGCGTGCTGCGGAGGAAAGCAACAGTGGAAGGCACGAGGAGAGGTTTGCGAAGGACAGGAAGATTGCCGCAATGACGCGGCTGGGAGCGTAGCCTTCCGTATTTCTAGGTTGTTCTTCGGAAGCGCCACAAGTGCGTGAAACCGACGAGGAAAGACGATTGACGTTCCGTGCTCTGACGGAAGCAAACAGCGCATTACTTCCGGTACCATCTAGCACCGTCTGCTCAGCTCAAGATGGAGACTGATGTTGCGTTGCTGTTGGGAATCATCGTTGTTCTCATTCTTCTCTTGTTGACGCTGCTCGGCTTTCTCGGTTACTCTGGCCTGTTCGCGCCGATAGACATTAAGGCCGAGAAGCCGCCCTTCAATGAGTTGAAGGTAGCGTACAAGTTCTCTCGGGGCTCGTACAAAAATTCGGGCGCTCTATTCACCGAAGCCCACAGCATCGCACCCACCCTAAAATGCATCGGCGTCTACTACGACGACCCGAGCGAGGTAAGTCGGCGCCACCACAGGCTACTTCTGCGGTTATTCACCCGCGCCGGAAATTGCGGAACCAAAGATTGCTACGGCGCGCCCCGTTCACCCCGCTTTTGGTAGACGAAAGTTAGATTTAAACCGCACTGATCGCGTATTTGCGGTGGGAGCGAGACCAAACTTTGTTGCTTGTGTCGGATGCCAGTTTGTATAGCGTTTTGCCGGCCTTGAGATCGAAAGACCTCGTTATCAACGCACTTATCTGAGGCTTGTGAAGACTTGCTGTCGCCATTTATCTACTACGAGTTGAGTCATGCGCCGCTTATGGCGGAAGATGTGGCATTCCGAACCCTCTCTGCACACTGCGGACACCATCTTCCACCTATTGGTGCCCGCTTATTACCTTTCGCTTTCCTTTCACGGCGGCACTTCCTTAGACCCCTGAGTGTTTGTTTACAGTGCGCCGTATTCGCATTGTTGCTCAGAAAAGCACTACTTTATTTAGCCGCTAGTGCGAAAGACAATGCAATCGTTACATCATGCTAGCTGTCATCTCCGCAGTAGCTCCATGTGGTGTCTGAAACTATAAAGCACGTTCAAGATATTCATTGCCCAAGCGCTAGCATCGCTAAGTTATGGCGCAGTGGGCGTTGCGCACTTAGCTGTATACAAGAGGCTTTGATTATGAAGTGTTGTCGCTTATCTGTACCAGACAAAGTGAGACATGTGTGAGCAAGAATTTTGTGATGAATGCCATGGCGTAATATGATTGAAAATTTATTGTCAGCTTTGGTAGGTGCATGGTTTGGCTATTTGATTCCTTGCTATTTCGTATAACCGTTCGAGCTACCATTAAGGGAATCTTGTGCAAGATATCAAATGAGGCATATATGAAAATTGACAAGTGTCATGAAGTTTTGTACAATACAGAGAATGATCTCTTGGTCACAGGCTATAAAAGGAAAGCACACATAAATAGGTAACCGTCACCTTTAACATGCAGTGATGAAGTGGAAAAGATAACAAAAGACTTGCAAATAAATTTTTAACCAATGCCTTTCTTGTATTTAATTAAGTGTACTTTATTGTGTGCCGAAATGTTGCTCTGTCCCTGTCACGCTGTCGTGCCATTTCAATGTCTTACAGCTATGGACAGCTTACAAATACGTTTATGACTGCAACTTTGTAAATTTTTGTGTGCAGATCCTTTTGTGTACACACTCAATTATCAAATTAATCAGAGTGAAAATCACTCGGAAGTACCCCTTCTTGCCACAACAGCTGCCTAGAAATCTGTCAGTGACCTTCTGGAGCTTTGAACAGACACATTGTGCTGTAAAAAAATGTGCTCCAAACAtatgaagcaccctgtatatttaTGATTTCTTGCGGTCTCTATGTAGGCCCAAAGGGTATACTGAAAGATGCTCCAACCACCTGTCACCTGCCAACTACATTTGAAGACCTAATACATTGTGATATGGAATCACAAGTTTCATGCTTTGTTCCACTACTTGCCTGGTGCCTGACTGCTACAAAGTTGTTTTGCTAGCACATGACAGGAGGGGCGTATAGTGTGCTTCCTGTAAAGGTCATTGCTCAACACCTTCAGGTGGAAGTGCCGCGTCTGCGCTACCTTGTGGGTGTGGTGCTCAACGACACCGAACGGCCAGCCACGAAGGAGGTGAAGGAGCAACTGGAAGCTGAGGGCTTCAAGACTGCCAGCTTTCCAGCTGTGGATCATGCTGTCACCACTGTGTTCCCATTCCGTGGCTCTGTCTCCGTGATGATTGCCATGGCCCGAGTCTACCCAAAGCTCAGAGAGTACATCAAGGTATGCAGGGCATATGACATTACATTCTCTTTAATGTCTTTACTGTCTTTAGTGGATTAATGTGATTACATAGGCCCATTATGGGAATACAGTAGAGTGTACTAGATAGGTGGAGTGGGTCCAGATGTAGAGCTGCTTTTTAATGGAATCTCAGAGGCCCCACCATCCCCTTCACCTGGATGAACTGCCCTGTGTGGCAATGTCTTGAATGTCTTCTTGAAGAACCTACTGCAGCTGAGAGGATTGAATTTTGCTAATGTGCACTTTATTTTCCATGCATGAATTTGACTAAAGGGCATCAAGACACACTAAACAATAATAAGGCAACACCTTTCTTTCGCTAAATACCCTCCTCTTAGTTATTATTGCGAACTCCGCATTGCTCATGCCAAGCACGACCAAAGAGAGGCATTGCGTGCGACTCATGTAGGCTGCTTGAACAGGTGTACCTGAAGATTCAACACTGCTTCATGGGTATTGTATTAGATCTGAGCACCAAATTCTCATGCAGTGTATATACCCCCTGACCTTCGGTGATGTGATATCATTCCTGAGTATGTATTTCTCCTAAAAGTGCAGCTTCTGATCGAATATTTATGTTGGTGTATGAAAACCTACTGTCATGGTAGCTTCCATGGGTAGGTCAGTGCAGTGGAGATGTCGCTTCATGGACTCCGAGCAGCGAGAGCTTGGAGAGGTGCTTCACTATGCTGTATCCAATTCTGCTACACTATGTAAAACAGTAGTTCCTTCTCCTGGGTTTACTCATTCTTTATTAGTCACCAGACAAAATACCAACCTGCATACATCATGCAGACGGTACTGTTGAAATTCAGTCTCCTGAAAGCTACGCAGCGTGACCCAGTAATTTTATTCCACATCACTGTctcctggggaaaaaaaaaaagaaaagaggggaaAGAATGGCAGAAACAATACAAGAATGATAGCGCATTGAGCAGACACCAGTGGCTCGTCCTGTGGGCTCGGCGCAGCCAACAAGGGCAGCAGAAAGAACTGGAGCTTCAGGATAAAATGAAGCAGCGCCGTCGCCATTCTTCAGTATTCTGTCCTTCACTGTTGACGCTTGCACAACCTCCTGTGGACACACTCTCTCATTCTAATCCTCTAACTACACTGCGATTACATTGCCCCATTATTTAGCGATAAGATGTGCACTTCTTTTGCGATCTACCCAGCTTGCTGCTTGCAGGAGTGGTCGTTCAAGGGAAGTTgtgcatcatttatttatttatttatttagtacataccgcagacctttcggtccaagcagaggggcaatagaATGCATACAAGCAAAAGAGAACAAATTAGGAAGAAgtgaatacaaatttatacaattTTTAGTCATGCTGTCTGTAAACTGTCGTTCCAATTGGATattgttttgggaaaaaaagaaaatttaaacgtgtCAGTTCGAGCATAATAGGATGTTAGTGAGTCCAGATGATGCTGTCTTGTGTGCGGCGTTATTGCAGGCGTTATGTAAGTTGATGGTTTAATTTCAAGCCtgttgagaagaagggaaaggaattcaAGCTTTAGCAGCTTTCGGCGTGATTCAAGAGTGGGTATGGAATTTTCTGTCATAATGTTAGAGGGAGAGTCCTGTCTTGCAAATTTATGAAATATAAACCTaactgcctttctttgtattttttccaGACGCGCAATATTTGACttagtgtaaggatcccatgatatacatgcatactctttggtctaataaatgtaaaataacaCAGTAATTTCACATTAGGAGGGACATTTTTCAGTTTGTGTCTTAGGAAAGAGAGTTTGCGGAACGCAGAACAATTATTTGAGGAAATGCAACCCAAAGCACCCCAATTTCCACAAACTAATGAAATCACGTCTGTCTTGCAAAAATGTGCTGTCACTGAATGTTTTATATGTTATACATTCAGTCACTGTTGTTTCAAACAAGCCTTAAGCACCTTTTTTGCTTCTTTTGTGGTAGGTGCTGGAGATTTCTGGCTGGGCTGTCTTGAATGGTGCTAGCTTAATATGTTTTCCTTCCAAAGCATTAAATGTTTGCTGTTTGCAGCCCCTGTTTGTTAAACTTAAGCCACTATAACGTCTCATTTGTCGAGTTAACCTGTTAACCAGTACGTGCTGATAAGAAGCTGACAGAGACAAGAAAAGCGTGGGGAAAATAACACTTCTATAAAATTATGGAACTAATTAAATATGATTGTATTTACAATAAATTTCATATTCTTACTAAAGGAGAAGGAAAATATTAGCCAGAGAATAGATAACTTTGCCACCAttgggagccaaacccacaactTTGGTAAGCTCTTACCTGCAGCAAGTCTTGCTTTTTTCGTCCCTTGGTTTAGTCCTAGCTCTCTTAGTTTAAAGGGACCATGACACCAAATATTCGAGCTTGAACTTTGCATTGCATGTTAAACTGTATGTATTCCACGTCAAGCTGGCAACATTGAATGCATTGAATGCTGTAGAAGATTTGTTTAAATTTTTTCAATGTCTCAGTTGAGTCGTTCAGCAGTCTGGTAACACTGAGTGGTAATGAAATGAATCGAAAGACCCAGAACCTAGTTCCTCAGGTAACAAAGGTCGATCTCAAAGGCTAAGCTTTTGTGTACGGAAAACAGCATAAGTGATTACAGGAGCTGGAAAAATGTTATATCAGCCATAAGTTGCTTTGTTTCTTATGCATGCGCGTCTCGggagtttgctgctgcttgttgtCACACGAGTGAAGGAATTGTGGGCACAATTCAACGGCAACAAGCTTGCTGTGCCGTTGAGTGCCATAGCGTGCAAAGCAGAACGTCTGATGTGGTCTGGCAGTGTTTCAAGGCAGACGAAACAGTGGTGGCCCTTTAATTTATGATTTCACATAGCCAGGCCAAAATGGCAGTCACtgattttcattcttttttttttcttttttttttttaaaggttccGGTTGAGGTTCTGCCTCAAAAAGTTGAGGTTCCGCCTCAATCGGGGAACCCCTGAAATTAAATGTCTTGCTTACAAAACTCTAGTTAGACCAATTATTGAATATACTAAAATCGTTTGGGACCCGCACACCATAACTAACTGTTCTAAACTTGACCGAATACAGAGGCTAGCTGCcagatttatatttaataaatattgtCGCATCCATTCTCCAACAGAGTTATGTCAGTTAGCTGATCTAGCACCACTTGAGCTCAGAACTAAATACGACAGATTAAAATTCCTCTTCGAAGTTATTCACAATCAAGTAGATATTAAACTAGATGATTATTTTGAGCTTCCTATGGACGCGTCAATGAGGCATCGTCATGGGATGTATATTCCTGCTCCACTCGCCCGCTGCAGgacgcgctgacgtgcgtcctgcaggacttctattaaagtttttccaatccaatccaatcgccCGCAATGATTGCTTCAAGTTCAGTTTCTTTCCTAGGGTAATAAGAGACTGGAATTTGTTACCCGGCTCTCTTGTAATATCGATGTCCTTAACTACCTTTTCTGGAAAGTCTTAAAAGCACAACTTTTTGTAATAACACATAGTGAATTACCCAATATGTATGCATTTACTTTTACATGTGTGACTCTTATTGTGTCTATGACGATGCGGTGCCAAATTGTGAATGGTTTCTCTATTACTTTCCCTTGTATGTTGTATTTCATACGTCTTTTCCATTCTAAAACAAGCTTTGCGAGTTAAAGCTTGTAGCTCGGTCgcattctttgtttctttttgttgtttttattctccactcctgtaatagcccgatGAGAGCTGACAGtataagaatgaatgaatgaatgaatgaatgaatgaatgaaaaaaatatattattaGTAAATTGCACCTCTGCAGTTGTGAAATGGCTACTCTGACTGTGCAGGGATTTGGGAAGCCAGAAGAAATCCAAAAACAAAACATTGGTGATGCCACTGACTGAAGCTTGTGCACCAGCATATCACGGTGTTTTCGATTTTTACATTGTCTACATGGGTCTATACACCGTTTCATACATAGCTGTCAATGCTGTGgtggctagagagacttcttgcagtggcttcctTAGCACTtagatatagttcgatgttttttgaccgaaattgtgtgcaactgttttttatataggctcagtactGAATGatacaagttttaatccttagaaacaaacacactgtggtatacggctgctaatgcattgttttagatcattcttatttttattgttctttttgggttttttatttgcaacccgtcgtgAGGAGCCTTAAGGGCTTGCTTGGCGAGTGAAGGCCGTCAGCGCACAGCAAAGCATGGACAGAACACACAGAGTGATAGCTTTTCTTGACCAAACTTCCTGTGTAGTTTCTGCAGCGTTTCTCACTGTAGTTtctgactgctatgtatggaatggaGTATAGTTAATTATTTTTCAGTGAAGGACTGCGTTGCCTTTAAACACAACCAGAGTCAAAAAAGCAATTCTTTAAAGATTTCGAAATCTGTGATGTCACTCTTGTAGCACTGATGATGTAAATTCAGTGCAAAATTCAGGAATGTGTCTCTTTAACCTAGCATTCAATTGATTCATTTGCATTGATTTGAATTACAGGGGATGGTAGTATGGTGTGCCAGAACCAGTCATAAATGAAGCTAGTAAAATAGAAAAGATTCCCATACTTATTTTATATTGCCACATTTGTTCATGTAGTACTGTTGGCACTAATATAATGtcattaatttcatttgcacCAGCAGTGCCGTGGGGTGTGTTTTGTGTGcacatttatttatgttttcCTCACTCTGTCCTCATTTCTCTCTGACATAGTTTGCATGCATAAGGACGAAAATTACTGCAAAGGCCAGCCTTGTCCTTGAGCCAACTCtgatattggggggggggggaggcatgatAAAAGCACTATAGCATGTGTC
It includes:
- the LOC126522713 gene encoding testis-expressed protein 264-like, with translation METDVALLLGIIVVLILLLLTLLGFLGYSGLFAPIDIKAEKPPFNELKVAYKFSRGSYKNSGALFTEAHSIAPTLKCIGVYYDDPSEVEVPRLRYLVGVVLNDTERPATKEVKEQLEAEGFKTASFPAVDHAVTTVFPFRGSVSVMIAMARVYPKLREYIKEKLLCARPMMEIYEGERVLFVCPLAKQDEFYVEEATEDPEEGATSDPGTTTASEEDHAEDGEDEDEEEEELPSPPTSQPAASNGNGGNGNTEESDHERGSRSSTTSSFEELRLETASN